Proteins found in one Plodia interpunctella isolate USDA-ARS_2022_Savannah chromosome 24, ilPloInte3.2, whole genome shotgun sequence genomic segment:
- the Ublcp1 gene encoding ubiquitin-like domain-containing CTD phosphatase 1, producing MCDFNDNPLKLSVKWNGKEYEIPEFSPSDSVAMLKIAIENATGVRPERQKLLNVKFQGKVATDNFTLSELNLKPNLKIMMMGSLEEAIEGARTKPDVGDEVVNDLDIEEEEVDVENQEIYLAKINKRVRDYKINVLNEPREGKKLLVLDIDYTLFDHRSVAETGYELMRPFLHEFLTTAYEDYDIVIWSATGMKWIEEKMRLLGVSTHQDYKIMFYLDYLAMITVHTAKYGTIDVKPLGVIWGKYPQYSSKNTIMFDDIRRNFIMNPKSGLKIRPFRQAHLNRDRDRELLNLSVYLKDIAMYCEDFDQLNHKKWEKYKPDRKLQQAGNKRKAEDSAPSTPKE from the exons atgtgtgattttaacGATAATCCACTCAAATTAAGCGTTAAATGGAATGGGAAGGAATATGAAATACCAGAGTTCTCTCCTTCAGATTCAGTGGCAATGCTCAAGATAGCCATTGAAAATGCTACTGGAGTCCGACCCGAGAGGCAGAAACTGCTTAACGTTAAGTTTCAAG gtAAAGTGGCCACAGACAACTTTACCCTCTCCGAGTTGAATCTCAAGCCGAATTTGAAGATTATGATGATGGGGTCCCTCGAGGAGGCGATAGAAGGTGCTAGAACAAAGCCTGACGTTGGGGACGAGGTGGTCAATGATCTCGATATTGAGGAAGAGGAAGTTGATGTGGAGAATCAAGag ATATATTTAGCAAAAATCAACAAGCGAGTGCGggattacaaaataaatgtgctGAATGAACCGCGGGAGGGGAAGAAGCTGTTAGTCCTGGATATAGATTATACATTATTCGACCACAGATCTGTAGCGGAAACTG GCTACGAACTAATGAGACCGTTCCTCCACGAGTTTCTGACGACAGCATATGAGGACTACGACATTGTGATCTGGTCAGCGACCGGCATGAAGTGGATTGAGGAGAAGATGCGGCTTTTGGGTGTCTCCACGCACCAGGATTATAAAATCATGTTCTATCTCGACTATCTGGCGATGATCACTGTGCATACCGCCAAGTATGGGACTATTGAT gTGAAACCTTTAGGCGTAATATGGGGTAAATACCCGCAATACAGTTCAAAGAACACAATAATGTTCGACGATATCCGAAGAAATTTCATTATGAATCCGAAGAGCGGTCTCAAAATCAGACCTTTTAGGCAAGCGCATTTAAACAGAGACAGGGATAGGGAGTTATTGAACTTGTCAGTGTATTTGAAGGACATTGCTATGTATTGTGAGGATTTTGATCAGTTGAATCATAAAAAGTGGGAGAAATACAAGCCTGATAGAAAACTGCAACAGGCCGGTAATAAAAGGAAGGCGGAAGACAGTGCCCCGTCCACGCCTAAAGAATGA